One window of Oikeobacillus pervagus genomic DNA carries:
- the cbiB gene encoding adenosylcobinamide-phosphate synthase CbiB produces MIFQHLIAITLAFCIDSIIGDPPNWPHPVRWIGSLISFFEKRWNKGKNRKAKGVAMLISILLIVGGISFLLIFMSYQIHTLVGIIIEAIIISTTIARKSLKQAAIQVYDPLIQKDFEEARLKLSYIVGRDTDQLDEDEITRGTVETVAENTSDGITAPLFWAFIGGGTLAMVYRAINTCDSMVGYKNERFSDFGWASAKWDDVVNWIPSRMTSLMMIWTKKPVTFSRKKVWQIVLRDAKQHPSPNSGWCEAPVAAMLGIQLGGTNTYRGIVSHRAKMGDPIFKQTAQHIQLTVQIMGRTTILFLITLWILGGILIEMANTWL; encoded by the coding sequence ATGATATTTCAGCATTTAATCGCGATCACCTTAGCTTTCTGTATCGATAGTATCATTGGGGACCCACCCAATTGGCCACATCCTGTTCGGTGGATTGGATCCCTCATTTCATTCTTTGAAAAAAGGTGGAACAAAGGGAAGAATCGGAAAGCAAAGGGCGTGGCGATGCTCATTTCTATCTTGCTCATTGTAGGTGGAATCAGCTTTTTACTCATCTTCATGAGTTATCAAATACATACGCTAGTTGGAATTATTATAGAGGCAATCATCATTTCCACAACCATCGCTAGAAAGAGTTTGAAACAGGCAGCCATCCAAGTGTATGACCCACTCATTCAGAAAGATTTTGAAGAAGCAAGATTAAAGCTCTCCTATATCGTCGGCCGTGATACGGATCAACTTGATGAAGATGAAATCACTCGAGGAACAGTTGAAACCGTGGCAGAAAATACGAGTGACGGCATTACCGCTCCACTTTTCTGGGCCTTCATAGGGGGCGGGACACTCGCGATGGTGTATCGAGCAATTAACACATGTGATTCAATGGTTGGATATAAAAATGAACGATTTTCTGATTTCGGATGGGCATCTGCCAAATGGGATGATGTTGTCAATTGGATTCCAAGCCGAATGACTTCACTAATGATGATTTGGACGAAGAAACCTGTCACTTTTTCCCGAAAAAAAGTATGGCAAATCGTTTTGCGCGATGCTAAGCAACATCCGAGTCCGAATAGTGGCTGGTGTGAAGCACCGGTTGCCGCCATGTTGGGAATTCAACTTGGAGGAACGAATACATATCGAGGTATCGTTTCACATCGGGCGAAAATGGGGGATCCCATTTTTAAACAAACAGCTCAGCATATTCAATTAACCGTTCAAATAATGGGACGGACTACGATTTTATTTTTGATTACTTTATGGATCTTAGGGGGGATTCTCATTGAAATGGCCAACACATGGCTCTAA
- the cobD gene encoding threonine-phosphate decarboxylase CobD, whose translation MKWPTHGSNPTYLYHASGVKTPDRIIDFSVNTNPFGPPAIIKEKWPSWFQAITDYPDPNVTKLHHLISRKVGVSENQILIGNGAAELIQIIGQWLRGKKVLIIQPAFYEYEQACRAYDCQIDYFGLTEGDWSLPLQEIGPLLKAYDAVFLCTPNNPTGVVFERKDIIQLIDQCHAHACTLIIDEAFYDFADDTTSYSKYVTNESNIILLRSLTKMYAVAGLRIGYMLASEAIIKQLAKFKPHWSVNALAMLAAETGLLDDPFVQMTRKKIHENRNEIFEFLNLYQYEYSPSKVNFYLLKDPRLQDQKPLLEFLLQKGIVLRHTYNFPSLEGRWLRVAIKKKEENAILLEALRQWRNQP comes from the coding sequence TTGAAATGGCCAACACATGGCTCTAACCCAACATATTTATATCATGCAAGCGGGGTAAAGACACCTGATCGAATCATTGATTTCAGTGTGAATACGAATCCATTCGGGCCACCAGCGATAATAAAGGAAAAATGGCCAAGTTGGTTTCAAGCTATCACGGATTATCCTGATCCGAATGTAACAAAATTACATCACCTGATTTCTAGGAAAGTGGGAGTTTCCGAGAATCAAATATTAATAGGGAATGGGGCAGCTGAACTCATTCAGATCATAGGCCAGTGGCTCCGTGGCAAAAAAGTTTTAATCATTCAACCCGCTTTTTATGAGTATGAGCAAGCATGTCGTGCCTATGATTGTCAAATTGATTATTTTGGTTTAACAGAGGGAGATTGGTCATTACCTCTTCAAGAGATCGGACCTTTACTCAAAGCCTATGATGCTGTTTTTCTTTGTACACCGAATAATCCTACTGGAGTGGTGTTTGAAAGAAAGGATATCATCCAACTGATTGATCAATGTCATGCCCATGCGTGTACATTAATTATCGACGAAGCATTTTACGACTTTGCAGATGATACAACATCTTATTCAAAGTATGTAACGAATGAATCGAATATCATCCTTCTTCGATCGTTAACGAAAATGTATGCGGTGGCAGGGCTTCGCATAGGTTATATGCTAGCCAGTGAAGCAATCATTAAACAGCTAGCAAAATTTAAACCACATTGGAGTGTGAATGCACTGGCAATGCTAGCGGCCGAAACGGGGCTGTTAGATGATCCATTTGTTCAAATGACGAGAAAAAAAATACACGAAAACCGTAATGAAATATTTGAATTTTTAAACTTATATCAGTACGAGTATTCCCCATCGAAAGTGAATTTTTATTTACTGAAGGATCCGAGATTACAAGATCAAAAGCCATTACTGGAATTTTTATTACAAAAAGGGATTGTCTTAAGACATACTTATAATTTTCCTAGCCTTGAAGGTCGTTGGTTACGGGTTGCCATTAAGAAGAAAGAGGAGAACGCCATACTACTGGAGGCATTGCGACAATGGAGAAATCAACCTTGA
- a CDS encoding bifunctional adenosylcobinamide kinase/adenosylcobinamide-phosphate guanylyltransferase produces the protein MEKSTLIFVTGGVRSGKSTFAEKYAQLRAKKKQGKLHYIACGQVIDEEMARRVQLHQIQRKTAEIPWITWEQPINIDTIAHNFSKKDTIVLDCLTTWLTNEWFLDEENEEKWEEPDFHHELFNKITSGISKITETCAELIIVSNELAHEDMTISSLNFYYAKTLGKLHQWIVKNASQAYSVENGIWIAMKKEVGSK, from the coding sequence ATGGAGAAATCAACCTTGATTTTCGTTACCGGTGGAGTTCGAAGTGGAAAAAGCACATTCGCTGAAAAATATGCCCAATTACGGGCAAAGAAAAAGCAGGGAAAATTACATTACATCGCATGTGGCCAAGTAATCGATGAGGAAATGGCGAGACGTGTTCAGTTACATCAAATCCAACGAAAAACAGCTGAAATTCCTTGGATAACTTGGGAACAACCTATAAATATTGATACCATCGCTCATAATTTTTCCAAAAAGGATACGATTGTCCTTGATTGTTTAACGACATGGTTGACGAATGAATGGTTTTTAGACGAAGAGAACGAAGAGAAATGGGAAGAACCAGACTTTCACCATGAGTTGTTCAATAAAATAACTTCAGGGATTTCTAAAATCACTGAAACTTGTGCTGAGCTCATCATTGTCTCCAATGAATTAGCCCATGAGGATATGACCATCTCTTCTCTTAATTTTTATTATGCTAAAACATTAGGAAAGCTTCATCAATGGATTGTCAAGAACGCAAGTCAAGCCTATTCGGTAGAAAATGGAATCTGGATAGCTATGAAAAAGGAGGTGGGCAGTAAATGA